The following nucleotide sequence is from Pedobacter sp. PACM 27299.
TCCTTTAGAAAACGCTGCTGCAGGGTTTTGTAGGCCAACTCATTGATGTCCTCTGCTTTTTCAAAACCCACCGTTGTTTTCCCATCCGTCAAAGTGGCGCTGCTATAAAATGGAGGCCTGCTTACATATTTTGGGAAAGTAGCCCTTAAACTCTGGACAGAATTCACGTTAAAATCACTGCCATAACCATTGCTGAAGGGGATAATGATCGTTCCACCAACATTTGTGAAGAACAAACTACCATCGTCACCCTTTACCAAAGAAAAGAAAAACTCTTCCTGTTCCTTTACCGGTGCCAGTCCATTTTCCCAGAAGAAGATCAGTTCGCCGCCTTCCGGTGCTTTCTCCGGCGTATATTTAAGCTTAAAAAGGGTCTCGAAACGCTGTAGCTCCGCAGTAAAGCCCATTGCAGCCGCAGTTCTTAAAAGGTCTTTTTTCAGTTCTTCCGGCATCGGCGTACCATAATAGGTTTGATCTTTACTGTTGAGGTAAACTTCCGCAGCATTACGATAAGCGATAAAAGCGTTGTTCATATCACCATCATATTCATAGATCAAGCCTTGCAGCATTAAAGAGAAGGCGTCTTTAGAATAGCGATTGTCCTTATTATTGAACTTATCACCCTGTTCCTGAGACTGCAACCCAATCCGTCTGGCTTCCACAATGGCATCTTCTGGTTTTCCCAGATACACATAATTTAAAGCCTTATAATAATGGATCATAAACTTCTCAAAATCTTCTCCTTTATAGACCTGATTCATTGGATTTACTAAAGTCCCAACTACTGCATCCATTGTACCGCCCAATCCATTTTCTAGCAGCTGATCAGCTTCATTGAAGTAGCGATTACTATTCTCATAATCACCCATCAGGTGGGCCGTTTTTCCTTTTTCCATCAGGAACAGCAGCTTATTACGAGGTTTTTGCAAGAGCTTATTCTTTTCCAGCTCCTTCATCGCCTCTGT
It contains:
- a CDS encoding COG3014 family protein, translating into MVNHTKHTFRASIFIGLMLFLFSCSSYNDMITPYYKQMASGNYTEAMKELEKNKLLQKPRNKLLFLMEKGKTAHLMGDYENSNRYFNEADQLLENGLGGTMDAVVGTLVNPMNQVYKGEDFEKFMIHYYKALNYVYLGKPEDAIVEARRIGLQSQEQGDKFNNKDNRYSKDAFSLMLQGLIYEYDGDMNNAFIAYRNAAEVYLNSKDQTYYGTPMPEELKKDLLRTAAAMGFTAELQRFETLFKLKYTPEKAPEGGELIFFWENGLAPVKEQEEFFFSLVKGDDGSLFFTNVGGTIIIPFSNGYGSDFNVNSVQSLRATFPKYVSRPPFYSSATLTDGKTTVGFEKAEDINELAYKTLQQRFLKEMGKTLSRLAVKKSAEYVLRESSKGTGKNGKDNSLLEGLGFGVQLYSLLSEKSDTRNWQSLPASISYTRIPLQKGKNTITLNLKASNGTEETKTIEVMGTGRLQFYNYSTLR